In the Desulfurispira natronophila genome, GCACTGGATGCTGCTGAGCGTAACTTTGAGAGCAACCAGTCAACTACGATAACAATAGGAGGTGAAACCCTGCACAATGGCGTGAGATTGACCATCACAGATAATGCCGGTGGCATTGCCCCTGACCTGTTACATACAATATTCGACCCCTATGTAACCACATCATTTCAGTCAAGACAGAAAGGGTTGGGGCTTTATACTGTACGTCGTATACTGCGCAACCGTTATCATGGTGACATCACAGTCGAAAACACCCGATGCGGTGCTAAGTTCACCCTGGAAGCGTACAATATTAAGCAGGCATCATAATATGAGCAGGATAACATTCGCCCTGTTTATCATCATTTTCACTGCCACATTGTCAACTCAAAGTTCTGCCGAAACCATACATAGTCGCGAATCTCTGCTGGGTTTTGCCGAGCACTTAATGAGCGAAGGAGAGTACTATCGAGCCATAACAGAATACCAAAGGGTTCTTTTTCACTACCCTGAAGATAGCACTATATCTGTCAGAGTGCGCATTTTTCAAGCTTACCTGCAGGCTAAACAACTGGATACTGCCCTTGAAGAAGTACAAAAACTCCTGTTGGATTTTCCTGAAAAACCTGCAGCTCTGGCCGAGCCCCTTCATTTGGCTGGTGCAGAACTCTTTCGCACAGGACGCTACGAAGAAGCTCGCATATACTTGCAACTTATACTGGATACGTGGCCACATCATACAGTAGCAACTGATGCCAAGTCGCTGCTCAGCAGTACTTTTTTAGCTCTGGGCAAGCCCAAACTGGCTCTTGAACTGGATTCCGATTTAAACCATAATATAAATAAAATTAATATCCCACAACGTAATCCTCGACTTGCGGGGGCACTTTCGGCTGCTATGCCCGGCGCTGGACAACTTTATGCAGGCCGGCCCACAGATGCTGCTGTAGCTTTTACGGTGAACCTACTTCTCATTGGATCATTAGTATCCGCGATGGATTCAAACCATAATATGCTCGCCGTTGCGATAGGTATATTTGGAGCAGGGTGGTACGGAGGAAATGTATTCAATGCTATTAACAGCGCACGACATTACAATCAAGAGGCAATTAATCAAGCAAGTCGTGAATACTACCAGGAAATACAGCCATCTTCGCTACAGTTTAACCTTCAGAGGTCCTATTGATAATGAAAACACACTTACTGGTGCCCTCATATCGCTGCCCGAAGGGCCAATTATATACAGGCAATAATTGTAGCAGCCTTGATACCAACGGCTACAATTTGCGTTACTCTTCGGGTACAAGATCATATAGCAAAAGATTGAAAGCTAAACTTTCATGCTACATGAAACTATCCCTTATCAAAGCTTCCACTCTCATCTTCATTGCATTTTTCATTTTGCTGATGCCTTCCCCTGTACAGGCCAACAATTTTTTTCTTGGAAAGCAAGCTGCTAGTAATGGCGAATACACAACTGCTTATAAGCTGTGGCTACCTTTAGCCAAAGAAGGTCATACTGCTGCACAGCATAATATAGGTCAACTCTACCACTATGAGCTGGGCGTGCAGGATCAACAAAAACGCTGGGCCATACACTGGCTCACAAAAGCAGCCTGCCAGGGTAATCACAGCGCGCAACACCAATTGGGTTATATTTACTACACCAAAGGGCAATATGAAACCGCAGCCAAGTGGTATGAAAAAGCTGCACACAATGTACCTGAGGCAGCTTACAGTCTGGGTTATCTTTACCAAAAAGGTATGGGGGGAGAAGCCTCACCGCAAAAGTCATATAAATGGTATCAAATTGCAGCGGCACAGGACCACACGTACGCTCAGATGGCCATACGTCTTTTACCAAATCATAACACCCAATTTGCTGATTATCGCGATACCCTCCACTGGCACAATCTAGCCACTCAATCCAGTAACCCCATCGCTCAACACAACCTCGGTGTTGCCTATCGCACAGGTCATGGTGTGTACAAAAACTACTCTGATGCACTTCATTGGTTTCGCTACGCTGCCGCACATCAATACAGTCATGCCCGTACCAATCTCGGATTTATGTACTTAAAGGGGTTCGACCACCAGTTACCCGACTACGACGAGGCTCGTTTTCATTTTTATGCTGCCGCACAGGAAGAGCATGAAGTCGCCCAGTATGCTTTGGGTATAATATACTTAGAAGGAATTGGTGTAGATGAAAACATTGAATTGGGCCTTGAGTGGCTACACGCTGCAGCATTGCAAAATTACTCCCTTGCTCACTATACCTTGGGAAAATACTACACCAATAAGCACAAAGAAACGCAGCAGCACGACATAGCCTTTCAATGGTTTCAGCGCGCCGCAGACACGGGAATGCCACGTGCTCATTTTCAAATAGGCCTTATGCAGTTGACTGGTAAGGGAACAGACATAAATGTAACTCAAGCATTCAAAAGTTTATTGCGTGCTGCAGCTAAATCGTATGCTCCCGCAAGCTTTAAGCTGGGATACATGAGCGAACAGGGTGTAGGCGTCAGTGTAGATTTACCGTCCGCCTACCGCTGGTACCAAAAGGCAGAAGCACAGGGACATGAAGATGCGAGATTAGCGGCAACTCGGGTAGCCAATGCCATGGGTACTCGTGACAGTGAGCCCTTACTTCCCACCTATCACCATATTGCTAAATCAGCACCATAGCTCGACAAAAAAAACGGTTCACCAGCACTTAATATTAACAGTAATAACTTTCGTTTTATACACTTAAATTAACACTAAAAAAATCATCCGAGTAAAACTATTGTGTCCCTTACTGCGTATCAGGTAGCTCTTCATGTTGTTACAGTTAGGCTCCTATGTATCAAAGACTGCCTAGGTAAATGCATAGTGCTAAAGAGTCAAACAGACTATTGCTATGATAGTCAATTAGCTATTTACTGTGGTAAGCTCATATTTGCTGATAAAGTCGGCTTGATATGCCTTAGTTTCCCTGATTTGATTACTGAAGTAATACTCCTGGTTGCCCTGTGGTTATTTCAGCAGGAGCGCCAGCCTTCAGAGAGTAGATCCGGATGTCGAGCAGACCAGACTTTGGCTACGGGCGAAAGTGAGCGTCATTGAAAGGGATACTTTTGTAACTGTCAGTACACCGTCAAGGAATGCTAAAAAAACCCTCCATAAACATGGTGTTTGTTAGCGAACATAACCATAAATTTAAATTATTCAGTAGCCTGCAAAATACACTGGAGTACTTATGTCTTTGCAAATACAGCAGCCCTCTTTATACTGGAATGATTGGTCACAGCGGATACTTACGGGCGAAAGCCTGCCACGTGAAATTGGAATGGAGTTGCTAAGCAGTCATGACGACGATTTGCTGGCAATTCTCAATGCAGCCTTTAAGGTTCGCCAGCACTATTTTGGTCGTGGCGTCTGGCTGCATGTTATTCGCAATGCCCGCAGTGGTGAGTGTCCTGAAGATTGCTCGTACTGCTCCCAGTCTGCCAGTAATCAATCAGAAGTAGAGACATACGCACTGGAAACCGTCGAGGAGATAGTTGCTGGAGCCAGGGTTGCCTACGAGCAGCAGGCGGTGCGCTACTGTATTGTTACAAGTGGTCGACAACCGGTTGAAAAAGACCTGGAGGCAATTTGCGAGGCGGTACAGCAGATAAAACAGAACATGCCGCTACAAATATGCACTTCCTTGGGGATGCTCGATGCTCAACAAGTGCTGCGTCTGAAAGAATCTGGTGTTGATCGCTATAATCACAACCTTGAAACTTCAGCGCGCCACTATGGCTCTATCTGCAGCACTCATCGCTATGAGGATCGCCTCGCTACAGCAAAACTAGTTAAGGATGCCGGTATGGAGCTTTGCAGTGGAGGGCTACTGGGTATGGGTGAAGAGCTTAAAGACCGACTGGATTTAGCTTACAGTTTGCGAGAAATAGGCGCAGACTCCATTCCACTCAACTTCCTTCATCCCCGCCAGGGCACTCGGCTGCAGAATATTAATCCTATGAAAGCCGCTGATGCTCTGCGTGCGCTGGCTCTTTTCCGCCTGGTCAACCCAGATAGGGAACTGCGTATAGCAGGAGGTAGGGAACTGATTTTGGGGCCAATGCAGGTCTTAGGACTTTATCCCGCCAATTCATTCTTCACGAAGGGTTACCTAACAACGGATGGACAGGGCCTGGATGCGGACATCGCCATGGTAGAAGCAGCTGGCTTTGAGGTTGCTGCCATTGCAGATGCATAAGCTAATCAATCAGTAGACTGCTGGGAGGTTTATACAGGTTCCTTTGCTAGCCCTTGACTGTACGCTGCAAAATTTCAATCAACTCCTGAACTGATGTGGGAGTTTTTAACAGAGCCTTGTCTACCTGGGCTGCTTGCTCTGGGCCCAACTCTTGACCAGACAGCACAATAATCCTTGGAGCCTGGCTCTGCTTTTTTATCAGTGGCAGCAAGTCCCAGCCTGAACCGTCGGGCAAACCAATGTCAAGGATGACCACATCGTAGTTGTTCTGCTGCAGCTGCTGCCCGGCTTGCTTTTTGGTGGAAGCAGCGTGAAAAGTAGCCACATCCTGCCCCACCAGGGAAATAATACGGCGGGTATCCTCGTCATCCTCCACGTGCAGCACCAGCAGTTTGCTGCCGGAACCGCCTGTGGCACGGTGAAGGCACTCCAACAGGGTCGGTTTATCTATAGGCTTTTGTAGCCAGTCTATGGCGTTGAATCCGCCGTTCAGAGCCAGTTGCCCCTCCTGTACATTTCCGGAAACCACTATAATAGGAGTGCGGGCCGTAGTGGAGTGAGTGCGAAGCTGCCGGATTATGGAGACCCCGTTGCGATCGGGCAAGCACAAATCGAGAGTTATGGCATCATAGGTCATTTGCTCTACCATGGCAACGGCCTGGGCACCATTATAGGCGATGTCGGCATGGTAACCATCTTCTTGTAGCATCAGCGCCAGTAATCGAGCCACATCGGGATCGTCTTCCACTACCAAAATGCGTGATGCTGTGCCCTCACTCTCTGGAGTAAGGGAAGAAGTATCGCACATGTCATCCCGGTGCACAGCCGGGAGCTCAAAGTAAAAGGTGGAGCCCTCGCCCACACGGGAGTTCACTCCGATACTCCCCCCCATGCGCTCCACCAGCTCCTTGGTAATGGCCAGGCCAAGGCCGGTACCACTCTTCTTGCGGGTATCTGAGGAGTCAGCCTGGGAAAACTTGGTAAAGAGGCGCTGCTGGAAGTCTTCCGGTATTCCCTCACCCTGGTCGCGGATTTCCACCCGCACCATATCACGCTCGCCCAGTACGGCAACTTCTACCTGGCTGCCAGCAGGAGAAAACTTGGCGGCATTGGAGAGCAGGTTGGAAAGAACCTGGTTAAGGCGCTGGGCATCCACCCGCACCAGCATGTCATCATCTCGCGAGCACAATTCATAGCTCACCTCAAACTGGCGAGCGTAAGACTCGTTGGATTCCAGTGCCTGCTCCACTATGGGCATCAGCTCTTGCAGCACCATGTCAAAGCGCATCTTGCCAGCGGCAATTTTCTCCATGTCCAGCAGGTCATTAATCAGGTGGCCCAGGCGCTGGCTGTTTTTATAGGCGATATCTACCATCTGCTGTGCCTGGGGGCTGAGCTCGCCAGTGGCTCCTCCTGCAATCAGGCCTAAAGACCCATTGATGGAGGTCAGTGGGGTGCGCAACTCGTGACTGACGGTGGAAACAAACTGGTTTTTCATGTTATCAAAACGCTTGCGTTCGGTGATATCCCGTACCATTCCGATGTATACCGCTTTACTGTCTTTAAATATCTCAGTAACTGATAGCTCAATGGGAAAAACAGTCCCGTCGCGGTGGCGGCCTTCAACTTCACGGGTAGTGCCAATAGCAGCTGCTTTTCCCCCTTGCTGATAGTTATTAATATAGTTTCCGTGGTTGATATTATGGGGTGGAGGCATAAGGACATTAACTTTTTCTGCCAGTACCTCACTGGCTTTGTAACCAAAAATACGCTCGGCAGAGTGGTTGAACGACAGAATGTACCCCAACTCATCAATTGTTATTATGCCATCCACTACATTGTCAAGAATAGCTTGGGTGTGCTTTGCGTAGGCGGTCAGTGATGCCTCGGCTTCTTTTTGACGGGTAATATCCAAGGCGACTCCACGGTAACCCAGCAAATTGCCGGTAGCATCAAATGTAGGCAGGCCGCTAACTAGCTGCCATACGATATGGCCATCGGCATGCAGTGAGCAGTGTTCCAGGCTCCGGAAGGATTTATATTGTGAAGCGACTTCGCGAAAAAACTCTTCCACTCGCTGCCGCTCGCTTTTGGGCATAAAGTCAAAAGGACTGCGACCCAGGATACTTTCCAGCGTCTTACCGAGCAAGCTTTCAATAGGCTTGGTGAGAAAGGTGTAGTTGCCCTCGGCATCTGTTTCCCATATATATTCGCCAGCAGCTGCAGCCACATCACGAAAGCGCTGCTCACTCTCGCTCAATGCATCCTGGGCAGCGCGGATGGCAGTAATATCTTGCACAACAGAATAGATACACTCCTCTGCATTGAAGTTAAACAACCTGCCATTGAGGAGTACTGGGATCAGTGAGCCATCCTTGTGGATATACTCTTTTTCAAAGGGCCCGTAGAAGCCTCGCGTACGCAGGGACTCCAATTGTTCAATCTCCTGATGCTCATAGCGGCGTGGGGTTATGTCCCAGTAGCTTAGGGAGCCAAGCTCTTTTGCGTCATAGCCGGTCATGTCGTAGAGGGCCTGATTGCCTTCAAGGAATGCTCCGTCGCTCAAGCGGTTTATGATTACAGCCACAGGCGAATGATCAAACAGGTCACGAAACTTTGCTTCGCTCAGCTTTAGAAGCTTTTCTGACTGTTTTTGTGCAGTAACATCCATGTTAATGCCAATAATGCGGCAGGCTTTTTCCTCTTCGCACATAACCTGGGCCGTGGCATAAATGTATATTATCTCGCCGTCTGGTCGTATGACGCGAAACTCAGATTTAAACTCATCGCAACCCGCAATGGCACAATTTATTTCAGTTTCAATCCGTTGCCT is a window encoding:
- a CDS encoding tetratricopeptide repeat protein, with the translated sequence MSRITFALFIIIFTATLSTQSSAETIHSRESLLGFAEHLMSEGEYYRAITEYQRVLFHYPEDSTISVRVRIFQAYLQAKQLDTALEEVQKLLLDFPEKPAALAEPLHLAGAELFRTGRYEEARIYLQLILDTWPHHTVATDAKSLLSSTFLALGKPKLALELDSDLNHNINKINIPQRNPRLAGALSAAMPGAGQLYAGRPTDAAVAFTVNLLLIGSLVSAMDSNHNMLAVAIGIFGAGWYGGNVFNAINSARHYNQEAINQASREYYQEIQPSSLQFNLQRSY
- the bioB gene encoding biotin synthase BioB, producing the protein MSLQIQQPSLYWNDWSQRILTGESLPREIGMELLSSHDDDLLAILNAAFKVRQHYFGRGVWLHVIRNARSGECPEDCSYCSQSASNQSEVETYALETVEEIVAGARVAYEQQAVRYCIVTSGRQPVEKDLEAICEAVQQIKQNMPLQICTSLGMLDAQQVLRLKESGVDRYNHNLETSARHYGSICSTHRYEDRLATAKLVKDAGMELCSGGLLGMGEELKDRLDLAYSLREIGADSIPLNFLHPRQGTRLQNINPMKAADALRALALFRLVNPDRELRIAGGRELILGPMQVLGLYPANSFFTKGYLTTDGQGLDADIAMVEAAGFEVAAIADA
- a CDS encoding PAS domain S-box protein; the protein is MLLTANAIQAQPREVTLGVLAFRSVEHIEQRFAPLIDFLECEMDDISIQLRALGYGELEDALNRGEIDFVLTNPSHYVLLTQRNQLSSPLATMIPTQDGTPMRGFGGVIVVLADSPIQQLADLRGKKIATVTKRSLGGYQVQAYELSRSGVDPNRHIRLLETEMPHDLTINALLDGDVDAAFARSGILEAMIEEGHLPPFAVRVINEQHDSTFPQVLSTPLYPEWPISALAHVDEQIALQFASALYRLPLGGKIARMAEIHGFTVPADYGPVANVLQTLRLAPFDTTPGVTLADAWKHWKTPILIFGLLMVVVLVVLISLAVVRRRVQQEQKNSHQILERIGEGVYVLDSEGKCTFINDAALSILGLQRSEVFGDDSNALFRNTHYGGEPYSHQDNNNPPDHEHPSKSCLSTGLPRRQVAMSVHKINGNCTWILINAEPVWGKDSEKPMAVVTSFSDITQRKQMEQDLRDREHRLELATSTAKLGIWDLDLESGYLEWNYMMFNLYGIDPNDFNHTVEAWQQILHPEDRQRIETEINCAIAGCDEFKSEFRVIRPDGEIIYIYATAQVMCEEEKACRIIGINMDVTAQKQSEKLLKLSEAKFRDLFDHSPVAVIINRLSDGAFLEGNQALYDMTGYDAKELGSLSYWDITPRRYEHQEIEQLESLRTRGFYGPFEKEYIHKDGSLIPVLLNGRLFNFNAEECIYSVVQDITAIRAAQDALSESEQRFRDVAAAAGEYIWETDAEGNYTFLTKPIESLLGKTLESILGRSPFDFMPKSERQRVEEFFREVASQYKSFRSLEHCSLHADGHIVWQLVSGLPTFDATGNLLGYRGVALDITRQKEAEASLTAYAKHTQAILDNVVDGIITIDELGYILSFNHSAERIFGYKASEVLAEKVNVLMPPPHNINHGNYINNYQQGGKAAAIGTTREVEGRHRDGTVFPIELSVTEIFKDSKAVYIGMVRDITERKRFDNMKNQFVSTVSHELRTPLTSINGSLGLIAGGATGELSPQAQQMVDIAYKNSQRLGHLINDLLDMEKIAAGKMRFDMVLQELMPIVEQALESNESYARQFEVSYELCSRDDDMLVRVDAQRLNQVLSNLLSNAAKFSPAGSQVEVAVLGERDMVRVEIRDQGEGIPEDFQQRLFTKFSQADSSDTRKKSGTGLGLAITKELVERMGGSIGVNSRVGEGSTFYFELPAVHRDDMCDTSSLTPESEGTASRILVVEDDPDVARLLALMLQEDGYHADIAYNGAQAVAMVEQMTYDAITLDLCLPDRNGVSIIRQLRTHSTTARTPIIVVSGNVQEGQLALNGGFNAIDWLQKPIDKPTLLECLHRATGGSGSKLLVLHVEDDEDTRRIISLVGQDVATFHAASTKKQAGQQLQQNNYDVVILDIGLPDGSGWDLLPLIKKQSQAPRIIVLSGQELGPEQAAQVDKALLKTPTSVQELIEILQRTVKG
- a CDS encoding tetratricopeptide repeat protein, translated to MKAKLSCYMKLSLIKASTLIFIAFFILLMPSPVQANNFFLGKQAASNGEYTTAYKLWLPLAKEGHTAAQHNIGQLYHYELGVQDQQKRWAIHWLTKAACQGNHSAQHQLGYIYYTKGQYETAAKWYEKAAHNVPEAAYSLGYLYQKGMGGEASPQKSYKWYQIAAAQDHTYAQMAIRLLPNHNTQFADYRDTLHWHNLATQSSNPIAQHNLGVAYRTGHGVYKNYSDALHWFRYAAAHQYSHARTNLGFMYLKGFDHQLPDYDEARFHFYAAAQEEHEVAQYALGIIYLEGIGVDENIELGLEWLHAAALQNYSLAHYTLGKYYTNKHKETQQHDIAFQWFQRAADTGMPRAHFQIGLMQLTGKGTDINVTQAFKSLLRAAAKSYAPASFKLGYMSEQGVGVSVDLPSAYRWYQKAEAQGHEDARLAATRVANAMGTRDSEPLLPTYHHIAKSAP